The stretch of DNA CGCACTCTTTCGTTGTTCCTCGGGCTTCGACTTGAACGATGTGAGTACCGTACAACTTAGCCTTGTATTCAAGGAGTGTAATGAACTGCCGCCACGCCGCATCCTGCTTGCTCCGGGCGTTGTGCGACTGCTCAAGCATTCCCTTTACCTCCAAGTCTTCAACGAACACCGCGTCGTACTCGCGGACGAGTCACCTCGTTATCTTGTGCTGGTAGTCCAGAACCTTCCGCTTGATATGACGCTTCACCTTCGCCACTTCCCGGCGTTGTTTCTCGTAGTTGTTCGACCCCTTCTCCTTGCGTGAGAGTTCGCGTTGCTCACGCTGAAGACGCTCGTACGCGTCTTCGAGGTCGAGCCAATCCACGGTCTTCCCATCGCTGGTGTGGACGTAGTTGAGGATGCCGAGGTCGATACCGACGCTATTGCTCGCGTCCAAAGAGTTCACGTCGGGTTTCTCGGGTAGGTTGGCGTCGTCGGTTTCCAATCCGAAGGAGACGAACCACTCGCCGGTCGTCTCCTTCTTGAACGTGACTTCTTTAATCGTGGCACGGTCGGGAATCGGTCGGTGGTAGCGGATTTTCACCCATCCGATTTTACTGAAGCGGACGTAAGCGAACCTGTCACAGCCCCCCTTTTCATCGAGGTCGAAACCGCTCTGGTTGTACGTCACACTTCGGTAGTCGGTGGGTGCTTGTCGCTTGAGCCGACCGACGTTGTATCCCTTCTCTTTCTTTTTGCGAAGGTTTGAGAGATTGCGGTGGAAACGTGCGACCGTGGCTTGCGCGGCCTTCGAGTGTAGTTCCGCGAACACAGGCCATTTACGCTTCCACTCAGGGAGTTTGTTGTTCTGGTCGTACTCACTCGGTTTGTCGTCTTCGGGACTGTTCGTGTAATCCCATCGGACGTGGTTGTACAGTTGGCGATGAACGTTGAGATGGCGTTGCAGTCCTTCCGCTACCTCTTGTGTCGGATAGGCGTGGTAGCGGTGACTGTGTTCCATCACTGTCTTGTGATTATAGATATGTTGAGTTAATGGTTTGTACCACGAGTTGTCGGCTTCATCCCCGAGGTCAAGCCTCGGGGTATTCGCCTTGTCCCCGGATAAACATTCGACAGTTGATTCGTGTCCATACTCGTTGCCCGGTACCGAGACGCACAGTTCCGTCGACGGAGTTTCCGGAGTCGGTGCCGGTCCACGCCGCCGCCGCTCCGGGTGACACAAGACCTATCGGTGGAGCCACCCTGTCTCGGCCATGACCGTCGACGTGGACTTCGGTTCGGACGGCCTCGTCCCCGCCGTCGCACAGGACGCCGACTCCGGCGAGGTGTTGATGTTGGCGTACGCTTCGCCCGAGGCGCTCGAACGCACCCGCGAGACGGGGCGTGCCCACTACTACTCCCGGAGTCGGGACGAACTCTGGGCGAAGGGGGCGACGAGCGGCCACGTCCAGCGTGTTCGGGAGGTGCGCGTGGACTGCGACGGCGACGCGCTCCTCTATCTCGTCGACCAGGAGGGTGGCGCCTGCCACACCGGATACCGCTCCTGTTTCTACCGGACTGCCGAGGGGGAGACGGTCGGTGACCGCGTCTTCGACCCCGACGAGGTGTACGCCGACGAATGAGCGACGCGGCGAATCACGTCGACCGACTTCGGACGGCGCGGGCCGAACTGGCCGACGCTCGCGACGCCGTCGCCGACCACGGTGAGGCGCGGCTGACGGCGGTCCGGGACGCCCACCGCGAGGCCACGAGCCTCCTCGACCGCTACGAGGGCACGGCGACCGGCACCGGCGACTTTCGCGCGTTCGTCGAGTTCCAGGAGTCGTTCGTCGAACTCGTCGAGGGACTTCCCGACGACCTGCCGGCCCGCGAGGCGTTCGAGGCGGCGAACGACCTGCTCGATCAACGCCGCCTCGACGTGGACGATTTCGCACGGGCGCGTGACCGCCTGCAACCGGCGGCGGACCACGCCGCACTACTCGAAGAGCGGGCGACCGCCGAGGAGCGCTACGAGATGGCCCGCCGCGACGCCCGCAAGCGCCTGCGGGAACTCGACGATCGAATCGACCGGTTGGAGCGCCTGCAGCGACTCGGGGAGGCCGACCTCGACGCCCCCGTCGAACGGCTCCGCGACCCCGTCGACTCCTACGACGCCGCGGTGCGCGAGGCGTGGACGGACTTCCGGCGCGAGGCGAGCGCCCGCGAGACCCTCCGCGTCGTCCAAGCGAGCGAGGCGTACCCGCTCGCGGCCTTCCCGCAGCCCCCCGACGACCTGCGGGAGTACGTCGTGTCGTATCCGGCCGGTGAGGAGCCGATCCCGACGCTTCTGGAATACGCCGACTACTCGACTTCGAAGCTCTCTCACTACGTCGACGACCCCGGCGCGCTCCGGACACGCGTCGCGACTCACCGCACGTATCTCGAACGGCTGGACGCCGACCCACTGACGGTGTCGTGGCCGCCGCCGTCGGCCGAACGGCTCCGGTATCGCGCGACCGAACTCGTCTCCGTCGTCGGCCGCTTCGCACCCGAAGACGTGATCGCCGAGGCGCGCCGCCTCCGTCGCCTGCCCGCCGAAGTGGACTACGAACGCCTGCGCGAGACGGCGCTCGCTCGCGACGAACTGACCGACGACGAACGGGACCGGCTGGAACGGGGCGCGGTCGAGGCGGAACTGACCGCCGCCCGCGACGAACACGAGCGGATCGAGACGGCGCTCGCGGGGACCGAGGACGCCTAACGCGCGGTTTCGAGGTGGTCGCGCAGGTCGGTCACGAGACCCCGTGCTCGATCGGCGGTTCGGGCCTCGGCGTAGATGCGAACCTTCGGTTCGGTGCCGCTGGGGCGGACGAGCAGCCACGCGTCGCCGTAGTCGAGGCGGTAGCCGTCGGTCGTATCGAGCGCCGCGTCGGCGCCGTTGGCGTACGCCGCCGCCGCGTCGAGGAGACGGGCGCGTTCGTCGTCGTCGTCGTACGCGATGTTCTCCCGGACGAAGTGGTAGTCGGCGTAGGGGGCGACCACCTCGCTCGCCGGTGGGTCGGCGGCGGCGAGCAGTTCGAGGAACTTCGCGCCGACGTAGGCGCCGTCGCGGGTCAGGCGATACCCGGGGAAGAACACCCCGCCGTTGCCCTCGCCGGCGATGGGCACGCGGTCGCCCGCGCGGCGGCGCTCCCGTACCCGGGTGACGATGTACGTCGACCCGATGGGCGTGAGGTCGAGTGTCGCGTCCGCCGCGCCGACGGCGTCGACCAGACGCTGGGAGACGTTGACCGCGGCCACGACGACGTCGCCGCCGCCGAGTTCGGCGGCCGCGAGCGCCGCGAGGGACGTGTCGCCGTCGATGGCGTCGCCGCGCTCGTCGACGAAGACGGCCCGGTCGGCGTCGCCGTCGTGGGCGATTCCCACGTCGGCGTCGGTCGAGCGGACGAGCCGGCGGAGGGCGGTCAGGTTCTCGGCGACCGGCTCGGGGTCGCGGCCGGGGAAGTGCCCGTCCGGCTCCGCGTTGACCGTGTGGACCGTACAGCCGAGTTCGCGGAAGAAGGCGGGCGATATCGTACAGCCGGCGCCGTGGCCCGGATCGACCGCGACGGTCAGGTCGGCGGCCGCGACGGCCTCGCGGTCGACACCCGTTAGCAGGTCCGCGCGGTAGTCGTCGCCGACGCCGTCGATCCGGCGGGTCGATCCCACGCCGTCCCAGCGGGCGAGCGGCGTCTCGGCGCCCACCACCGCCCGCTCCACCCGTTCGTACGCGTCCACGGAGAGTTCGGTCCCGTCGGTGCCGAGGAGTTTGATGCCGTTGTACTCGGGGGGGTTGTGCGAGGCGGTGAGGACGAGGGCGGGGACGCCCTCCCTCGCGCAGTAGTACGCGACGCCGGGCGTCGGAAGCACCCCCAGTCGGTCCACGTCGGCGCCGGCGGCGGCGAGGGTGCCGGCGGCCACGTCGGCGAAGGGCGCCCCCGAGAGGCGGGTGTCGCGGGCGACGGCGACCCGGTCGGCGTCCCAGACCGCCGCGGCGGCCGCGGCGACCCGCCGAACGCGTTCGGGTGTGAACTCCTCGCCGACGACGCCGCGCGTACCGCTCGAACCGAACAGTTCCATCGAGAGAGGGTCGTCGGGCGGGGCACAAATCCGTTGTGTCTGGCTCGGCACTCACTCCCGGATCGGTCGGTCTTTACGCCACCGCACCGTCGTCCCCGGCATGACGCAGTTTCCGACCTTCGAGGTGATCCCCGCCGTCGACATGCAGGACGGCGAGGTGGTACAACTGGTGCAGGGGGAGCGTGGTACGGAGACACGCTACGGCGACCCCGTCGAGGCCGCCGAGCGGTGGGTCGAGGCCGGAGCGCGGACGCTCCACCTGGTCGACCTCGACGGCGCCTTCGAGGGCGAGCGTGCCAACGCGTCGGCGGTCGAGGCCATCGTCGACGCGGTGGACGTGCCGATCCAGCTCGGCGGCGGCATCCGGACCGCCGCGGACGCCCGCTCCCTGCTGGATCGGGGCGTCGACCGCGTGATCCTCGGGACGGCGGCCGTCGAGGACCCCGACATCGTGGCCGAGATCAGCGATCGGCGACCGGGGAGCGTCGTCGTGAGCCTCGACGCCAAGGGCGACGAGGTGGTCGTCTCCGGGTGGACCGAGGGGACCGGACTGGACCCCGTCGAAGCCGCGGCACGGTACGAAGCTCTGGGCGCCGGCGGCATCCTGTTCACCGACGTGGACGTGGAGGGGCAACTGGCGGGCGTGCGGGCCGAACGGATCGACCGTCTCGCCGACGCGGTGTCGATTCCGGTGATCGCCAGCGGCGGCGTCGCCACGCTCTCGGACGTGCGAGCGTGTCGGGAGGCCGGCGCCGCGGCCGTCGTCGTCGGCACCGCGCTGTACGAGGGAGCCTTTAGCCTCGCCGAGGCGATGGACGCCTGATCTCGGCCCGCACCGACGTAGGGGAACGACTTTATTTATCAGCGACAACAGTTATACAAATGACGTACGAGTACACGGGCGACGCTCACCGGCGACTCGTCGACGCCTACCGAGCGGACGAACCGCCCTTTCCCACGGACGATTCGCGGGACTACCCACGCCGTGATTTCCTGCGCGACGAGCCACGCCACCTCAGACGGCTCCTGTTTCCGCGGTGCTGGAACGGGACGGACCTACTGGACGACCCCGCCGAAACCCGCGACCGTCTGGCCCGACTCGGCACGTGCGTTCTGAAAGGGACCGCTGCCTATTCCGATCGTGACGCGGCCGACCTGACCGGCCTCGTCGACGAGACGCTCGATCGCTTACTGGAGATTCGGGACACGCTCAAGCGGGACGTCGAGGCCGCGTACAAGGGCGACCCCGCGGCGAAGAGCTACTGTGAGATCATCCGGTCGTATCCCGGCTTTCAGGCCATCCTGACCCATCGGGTCGCACACGCCCTCTACGAGGAGGAACAGTTCCAGTACGCACGCGAACTCGCCGAGTACGCGAAAAGCGAGACGGGGATCGACATCCATCCCGGGGCGGAGATCGGCGATCACTTCTTCGTCGACCACGGGACCGGGGTCGTCGTCGGCGAGACGGCTACCGTCGGCAACTGGGTCCGGATCTACCAGAACGTCACCCTCGGCGCCCTCCACTTCGAGGAGGAAGAGGGCGAGGAACACATGCTGGCGAAGGGGAACAAACGCCACCCCGACATCGGCGACCACGTCGTCATCGGGGCCGGCAGCAACGTCCTCGGTCCGGTCGACATCGGTGACCACGTGAGCATCGGCGCGAACTCCTGGGTGACCGACGACGTGCCGCCCAACACGAGCGTCTTCATCTCCGATCACCCCGATCAGAAGCGGAAGCCGAACGGGTAGCCGGCGGCCGAGTGCCGCATCGCCGCGGCCCTCCCCCCAAAACCGACTTACGCACGCCCCGCGAGGGTCGCGTATGGACCGCACGGCCGCCCGCACCCGCGAAACCGCGGAGACGACCATCGACCTGACCCTCGACGTGGACGGCGAGGGCGACGCCCGCGTCGGCACCGGCGTCGGCTTCTTCGATCACATGCTGGAGTCCTTTGCCAGCCACGGCCTCTTCGACCTGACCGTCGACTGCGACGGCGACTTGGAGATCGACGACCACCACACCGTCGAGGACGTAGCGCTCGTCCTCGGCGCGGCGTTCGACGACGCCCTCGGCGACAAGCGGGGCATCCGCCGCTTCGCCGACCGGCGCGTCCCCCTCGACGAAGCCGTCGCCTCGGTGGTGGTAGACGTGAGCGGCCGCCCCCTCTTTCGCTTCGACGGCGCGTTCTCCCAAGAGCGCGTCGGCGAGTTCACGAGCGTCATGGCCCGACACTTCGCGCGCTCGCTGGCGATGCAGGCGGGGCTCACGCTCCACGTCGAAGTGAGCGGGGAGAACGCCCACCACGAGGTGGAGGCGCTGTTCAAAGCGCTCGCGCGCACCCTCGACGACGCCACCCGAATCGACGACCGGCGCTCGGACACGCCGAGCACGAAGGGCGAGCTCTGACATCCTCCCACGACTGAAGTCGTGGGGTTCCACGGTCACAGACCGTCCCCACGACGGAGAGGTTCCCCACTCGCGTCGTTCGGTGGGGTTGTGGGCCGTGCCAGTCCGGCCCCCGACTCGGATAGCGGGCCTCATCTACCGCCGCGCTGGCGTGCATATCCTTCCCCGAGACTCGGTAGTACAATCGACGATACGAGCCGTCCTAGTTGTTTCGGCTGTTGTCGGATTCATCCCACGGCTGAAGCCGTGGGCTTTCTCCTTGAACCGCTGTAACGTTCAACTACTGTCGTACTCCCTTTCGACACTCGTCGTTAGTTATTTCGGCGTCGCCGACGAGGGAGCGAGCATGCAGGCGTTCGACAGGCTCGACAGCGACACCTCGAAGCTCGTGGTGCTGTACCTCGGGCGCGTCGGCGACGCGACGCCGGCCACCATCGCCGACCGGCTCCGACTGCCGCTGCTGACGACTCTCGCGACCGTTCGCTACCTAGTCGAGGAGGGGCTCGTCCGCCGGCTGGACGGCTCGGATCGGGTCGTCCTGGCCGAGGCGGCGCGGGCGCGACGTGACCGCCGGCCGCGGCTCGTTTAGTCCAGGACGGCCTCGTTCACGACGTACGGCGGTACCTCCCCCGCGAGCGCTGCCGCGACGTTCCGGGCGGCTTTCTCTCGGAGTTCGACCACGCTCTCCGCGGAGTTGTAGGCGGCGTGGGGCGTGAGGATCACGTCGTCGAGACCGAGCAGCGGTGAGTCCGCGTCCGGTGGCTCCTCCGCGAGCACGTCGAGACCGGCGCCCGCGACCCCACCCACCCGGATCGCGTCGGCGAGGGCGTCCTCGTCGACGATGCCGCCGCGGGCGGTGTTGAGCAGGAACGCCGTCTCCTTCATCGTCGCCAGTTCGTCGGCGCCGATCAGCCCCTCCGTCGCGGGGGTGAGGGGCGCGTGGATCGAGACGGCGTCGGACTCGGCGAGCAGTTCCGCGCGGTCGTCGACGAGCGTCACCGAGTCCGGCACCTCGTCCGGGTCGACGTAGGGGTCGTTGGCGATCACGTCCATGCCGAGCGCCGCCGCCTTCTCGCCGACTGTGCGCGCGATGTCGCCGTAGGCGATCAGGCCGAGCGTCGATCCGTCGAGGCGACGCATCGTCCGCCCGGCGGTCACGTCCCACTCGCCCGCCCGCACCCGGTCGTTGTAGTCGACGACCTTGCGCGTCAGTGCGAGCAGGAGGGCGATGGTGTGATCGGAGACCTCCGGGATGCAGTAGTCGGGCACGTTCGTCACGTAGACGCCGCGCTCCGTGGCGGCGTCGAGGTCGACGGTGTCGAAGCCGATGCCGGTGCGGGAGACGACCCGACAGTTCGGCACCGAATCGAGCAGGTCGGCGTCGACGTCGGCGTACATCGCGATGATCCCGTCCGGGTCGGCGTCGGCGAGGACGGTTTCGAGCGGTTCGTCACGCGACTCGGCGTCGATCAACTCGGCGTCGACGTCGGCGAGAATCCCGCGCTCGATGTCGAGGTCACCGAAGGTGTGGTCAGTGAAGACGACGGTATCGGCCATGCTCGCGGGCACGGCCGAGCGGATGGTAAAAGGTTCGGGTGGTTCGTAGCCGAGGCTATATCAACCGTCCCGGTCAAACCCCGACGAATGTTCGACGAGATCATACAGAGAATTTAGAACTTACCTCTGAAATCAAGATTGAAGTGACAGTAGATCAAAAGGCATGGTATGTCGAGGCAGACCCCACGACATAAATTCGCCCGCGCCCTTGAGTGCTTGGTCGACAGCCACGAAACAGGAGAGGTAATCGACGACGACTTTCGGGCGCTCATTGAAATGTGCGCCGCCTATGACGACAAATCGTATGTCCAGAAAAACGACGACGAGGGACGAACCTTCGATTACGCCGACATATTGGATGTGACCCCTCGCGAATTGCCTCGACCACCGAACGAAGAGACAAAAAGTAGTCTGACGCTACGAAACTATCTTGACCGACTACGTCGCATGGCCGCCGAGGAGGAGGTGGCCCTCACCGATCACTCTGCCGAAAACTTCAATCAACTGCTTCGGTCTCTTGAATTAGGCACGGCACCGTGGGTGAAGGACGAAGGACTGACTAACAACACCGTTCGGACGTATCAAACGGCAGTGCGGGCGTTTCTGAAGGTACATGATGATATTTGCGACCGTGAAGAAATTGAAATGTACGCCCCCGAAGAAACGCCTGTCGACGTTGACGACATGTTTACGAAAGAGGAGATCGAGGCACTCCGCGAGGCGACCGATTCACCTCGTAACCGTGCCCTCCTTGAAATGCTCATTTCGACAGGGCAACGCCTCCACGCGATTCAGTCCTTGAAAGTTAAGCATGTTGATATAAATGAAGGGACATTTCGGCTGAATTCTGAGGCGACGGACGGATTGAAAGGTGCGGATTCACGATCACGTAAACGACCATTACTTGGAGCAAAAGAACCCGTCCGTCAGTGGCTTCAGTACCACCCCTGCCGTGACGACGACGACTTTCGGGAGTCGTATTTGTTTACCGCCGAGGATTTGACGACGGTCGACGACCATGGAGAAATGTTGTCGGAGGCAACGATTCGATATCATCTGAAGAAGATTCGCGAGCGGGCAGGGATCGACAAACGCCTCCATGCCCATCGTTGTCGACATTATTTCGTAACGGTCTGCAAGCGAGAATACGACATGGACAACGATACGATCAAGGCGCTCATCGGCCATGACCCCGAATCCCGCGTCATGGAGACGACGTATCAGCATCTATCTATGGATGACCACATTCAGGAGGCCGAGGAGAAAATGGGTATCCGCGAGGGGGATGATACGTCCTCGTTGACGCCGAATTTCTGTAATGTCTGCAATACTCGCTTAAACGACGATGACCGACGTTGTCCTGCTTGCGGCACCGAATACGCCCCTGATGCCAAAGATGCCCGTGAGACGATTGAGGAGTTACTATACGAAGCCAAAGGCGCGGCTGAAACCGAGGAGGAGGAGATTTCAGTCGACGAGGTTCGCCGATTCATCAAGGCAAACCCATGGGTGATCGAGGAGTTGGATATAGAGGGCGTGGATGCCCCCTAACGATGTTGCTACCCCGCCTTCGCGGTAGGAGAACGGTCATCCTCGGCGCTATATCCGCCGTCCTCCTTGTTGATCGCCAACAGCTGTTTCGCAATCGGTTTGGCGGGAGAGTCGGTCTTGACGAGGCGACGACAGTGTTCGGCTACGTCTTTGGGAAGTTGTCTTTCAGGCATGGTAGCAGGGCGTATGCCCTGAAATTGATTGTCAATAGCCGTCTCCTATATGTGATAGAATATTCTCATTATATATGTTTTGTAGATGAGCCAACTTACATAATCTAATTTATGTAAATTCTATCTTAATACAGCGTGTCCGACGCCGCCCCCTTGCTACTGCGGTGACGGGCGGCGTTAGCGGCACCCACCTAATCGTAGGATAACCGCCCCTTGCACGGGCGTGCGCCCGCCTATTACTCCGGGGACGTTAATGTTGATTTGAAGGGTGGATTAACCACGGTCATGTTGGTCACCGAGGAGTTGATGACCGAGGAGTTGATCGACCGTGGAGTTAATTATCTCCACAGTTGGATCACCCCACTGTTGCATTAACATTATAGTACTACAAACGCTGTCACGCACGCGGGCGAGGCAGTCGCCCCCGCCGACGGTGTCAATCAGGACGGCGAAGCGGGTTGTGTAGGAGACAACCCCACCCTTCGAGGGGGGAGACGGCGTCTCCTATGAGGCTCGCGTCGCCGCCAGAGTCACACACTCGCAAGTAAGACCACTTCTCAACAACTCCTTGGCCCCTCCCTATGGGTAGTATCCTATCTCCGAAAACAGTCGCGCCAGACGCCTACATATGCCCTTTGTTGTGCTATTCAAGCCGTGAAAAAATACCACAAGGTCGTGAGCGGCCTCACAATCCATTTCTCGACCTCCCCACCAGTAAGTAGGGTCATATCAACTCAACTAAACCGCTTAGAGACTAAATTGAGTGGTTGACAATCCCGTTCGCGGCGATTGACCGAACCCCACCCCCTGCACGCAGAGCAACCCCCATACTGGGTATATGTTGACTGGGTGGTAACCACAACGCCCATGATAGTCCACGTCGATTCAAAAATAAGCCCTGACGAGGAGTCTTGATATGGCAGACGAATTCGATAGAATCATGGAGAAGTTCGAGGGGAGTCCGAGCCAGCAGGCGGTGATCCGACTCCTGCTCGAACGGGGCTTCTCCGTCAACGACGAGGGACGGGTCGTCTCCGGCGGTATCGAGATTCCCAACACGGGGATCGCCCGCGAGATCGACGTGGACCGCCGCGTCGTCGACTCGACGACCGACGCCATCCTCGACGACCCCGAACTCCGGCGTATCTTCCAGAACATCACCGCCATCCCCAGCCTGATGGATCTCGCGCCGGTTCTCGACCTCTCCGTGCTGACGGTCTGGGTCGACGACGAGACGGAGTCCGGCATCGTCGCCGACGTGACGGCCGCCGTCGCGAACCGGGATATCTCCATCCGGCAGGTCATCAGCGAGGACCCCGAGTTCGTCGACGACCCCAAACTGTACGTCATCACCGACGCCGCCCTCCCCGGCGACCTGTTGGTCGAGATTCGCGACCTGCCGTACGTCCGCCGGGTCGAGTTCTGATGAGCGAGGCGTATCGCACCGTCGCGGAGCGGGCCCAGGCCGACTTCGAGGTGAAGGGCTCGGAGTTCATCGGTCACGTCGCACCCGCCGATTCGGTCGACGCCGCCGAGGCGTTCGTCGCCGAGGTGCGCGAGGCGTACGCCGACGCCACGCACAACGTGCCCGCCTACCGCGTTCCGGCGGGCGAGGAGATGCTTCGCGAGTGGTCGAGCGACGACGGCGAACCCACCGGCTCGGCGGGGAAGCCCGCGCTGAACGTCCTCGTCCAGCGTGACCTGCACAACGTCGTGGCGGTCGTCACCCGCTACTACGGCGGCGTCAACCTCGGCGTCGGCGGATTGGCGCGGGCGTACGCCAGGGGCGTGAGCGACGCGGTGGCGGCGGCGGGCGAAGTCGAGGAACGCCCCCACGAGCGGTTCACGGCCACCGTCGACTACGACGACTCCGGCACCGTTCGCGGTATCCTCGAGAGCGTGGGCGTCGAGTTCGACGCCGCCTACGAGGCGCGGGTGACCTTCGAGGTGCGCGTCCCCGTCGCCGACGCGGACGGCGTCCGTGACCGCCTCCGGAGCGCGACCGGCGGGCGGGTCGACCTGTCATAGCTCCGGAGCGGTCCACCGGTCGGTTTCGGCGGAGATCCGTCCGACAGCGTCGGGCTCCCGTCGTCCCATCCCCGACGCGAACGGGAGGGGTTCCGAGGCCGATTTCGTGTGCACTATCGAGCCGTATAGAGCGTTTGGGTGGTCGGTTTCGGTCGAGATTTTCTCGACCACATACCGGCCGTCGTCGGGCGGTTTTCGACTCGAAAGGGAGGGGTTACTTCGTCCGGAAGGCGCGGTCGCCCGCGTCGCCCAGACCGGGGACGATGAAGCCGTTTTCGTCGAGGTGGTCGTCGATAGCGACGGTCAGGAGGTCGGCCTCGGGGACGGCGTCGCCAACCCGGAGGAGGCCGTCGGGGGCGCTGACCGCCGAGAGGACGAAGAGGTTCTCGGGGTCGGCGTCTTCCAGCACGTGGTCCAAGACGGCACACATCGTCGATCCGGTGGCGAGCATCGGATCGGCGACGATGACGGTGTCCATCTCCCGGATTTCGGGCAGTTTCACGTAGTCGACGGTGATCGGGAACTCGCCGTCCTCGTTCATGCCGGCCTCTTCGTCGCGGCCGGCGCTGATGACGCCCTGTTTGGCGCGGGGGAAGGCCTTCAACAGCCCCTCGACGAACGGCGTCGCCGCGCGGAGGACGTTGATGATCACCACGTCGTCCAGTCCCTTCACCCGCTCGCCGGTGGTTTCGGCCATCGGCGTCTCGATGGCGACGTACTCGGTGTCCATCGCGCCGTCGATGATCTCGTAGCCACAGATGCGGCCGAGTTTCACCAACCCCTTCCGGAAGGCCACCTGCTCGGTCTCCACGTCCCGAATCTTCGAGAGCGTGTCCTTGGCGAGTGCGTGCGTGACGAGATACGCCTCCTCTCGATCCTCGATTGTCATACACGCTACTCCGCGAGTCGAGGGTAATAAAACGCGCTATCGCCGCGGTCGGAACGCGGCCGCGCCCGTCCGCCTCACCGCGTCACGACGTACGTCACCGCCATCAACAGGAGCGCGAGCGAGGCGACGTTCCAGACGGTGAAGCCGACGAGGCCGACGAAGTCGAGCCCCCGGACGATGCCGGCCGCGAACGCCGAGGAGAGAACGAGGTTCATCACGAAAAGTACGCGCGGATCGCCCTGCGAGGCCATGCTCGGTGGTGGTTCGGGCGGCCACTTAACCCTGTCTCGGGGAGTTTATGTGGCGACCGGCCCCTCCCTACTGGTATGAGTGAGGACGAGGGGGCGACGGGCCGGGAGATCTGGATCGAGAAGTACCGTCCGGAGACCCTCGACGACGTGAAAGGACAGGACGACATCGTCGACCGCCTGCGGAGCTACATCGCACAGGACGACCTGCCGCACCTCCTGTTTTCCGGCCCGGCCGGGGTCGGCAAGTGCGTGACGGGCGAGACGCCGGTCCTGACGAACCGTGGTGTCGAGCGAATCGGTGACGTCGTCGGTGAGGGAGACGGGTTCGAAGACCCGGACGCGGGGTTGGAAGTGCTGACGTTCCGTGACGACGGCTCGTTCGAATTCACGACGCCGTCGCACGTCTTCGGAAAGACGACGGATGACCTCGTCCGTGTCACGACGCGGGACGGAAACGACCTGACCGTGACGCCGGAACACAGACTCCTGACCGTGGATCACGACGGATTGGAGTGGGTGCGTGCCGGCAACCTCACCGCCGGCACCCGCGTCGTCCGTCCCCGCCGAATGCCGCTCCCCGAGGGCGACGGTCACCTCGACTGGATGGACGCGATGGACGGTGACCGGACCCTCGTTCACGTCACGGAGGCGTTCGCCGCCGATCACGACATCCCGGCCGAGGAGAACTACGTCGGCAAAAAGAAGCGCGTGGTCGCCGGCTTCCGGCGTGGGGAGTCGGTCGCCGATATCGCGGACGCCGCCGACACGACGAAAAAGACCGTCCGGTCGTACCGCCGGACGCTCGACGTTTCGCCGGACGAACCGAGCACCGTCTGCTCGCTGTCGTACCTCCGCAGCCTCGACGTCCCCCGCGACGAACTGCGCACGCACGTCACCGCCGTCCAGTACGTCACCCGAAACAACCGGCGGTCCGAGCCGATCACGCCACCGTGGGAACTCACGCCGGCGCTGGCGTCTTTCGTCGGGCTGGCCGTGAGCGAGGCCCAAATCGACGG from Haloplanus salinus encodes:
- a CDS encoding C-terminal binding protein, with product MADTVVFTDHTFGDLDIERGILADVDAELIDAESRDEPLETVLADADPDGIIAMYADVDADLLDSVPNCRVVSRTGIGFDTVDLDAATERGVYVTNVPDYCIPEVSDHTIALLLALTRKVVDYNDRVRAGEWDVTAGRTMRRLDGSTLGLIAYGDIARTVGEKAAALGMDVIANDPYVDPDEVPDSVTLVDDRAELLAESDAVSIHAPLTPATEGLIGADELATMKETAFLLNTARGGIVDEDALADAIRVGGVAGAGLDVLAEEPPDADSPLLGLDDVILTPHAAYNSAESVVELREKAARNVAAALAGEVPPYVVNEAVLD
- a CDS encoding site-specific integrase encodes the protein MSRQTPRHKFARALECLVDSHETGEVIDDDFRALIEMCAAYDDKSYVQKNDDEGRTFDYADILDVTPRELPRPPNEETKSSLTLRNYLDRLRRMAAEEEVALTDHSAENFNQLLRSLELGTAPWVKDEGLTNNTVRTYQTAVRAFLKVHDDICDREEIEMYAPEETPVDVDDMFTKEEIEALREATDSPRNRALLEMLISTGQRLHAIQSLKVKHVDINEGTFRLNSEATDGLKGADSRSRKRPLLGAKEPVRQWLQYHPCRDDDDFRESYLFTAEDLTTVDDHGEMLSEATIRYHLKKIRERAGIDKRLHAHRCRHYFVTVCKREYDMDNDTIKALIGHDPESRVMETTYQHLSMDDHIQEAEEKMGIREGDDTSSLTPNFCNVCNTRLNDDDRRCPACGTEYAPDAKDARETIEELLYEAKGAAETEEEEISVDEVRRFIKANPWVIEELDIEGVDAP
- a CDS encoding amino acid-binding protein gives rise to the protein MADEFDRIMEKFEGSPSQQAVIRLLLERGFSVNDEGRVVSGGIEIPNTGIAREIDVDRRVVDSTTDAILDDPELRRIFQNITAIPSLMDLAPVLDLSVLTVWVDDETESGIVADVTAAVANRDISIRQVISEDPEFVDDPKLYVITDAALPGDLLVEIRDLPYVRRVEF
- a CDS encoding IMPACT family protein; its protein translation is MSEAYRTVAERAQADFEVKGSEFIGHVAPADSVDAAEAFVAEVREAYADATHNVPAYRVPAGEEMLREWSSDDGEPTGSAGKPALNVLVQRDLHNVVAVVTRYYGGVNLGVGGLARAYARGVSDAVAAAGEVEERPHERFTATVDYDDSGTVRGILESVGVEFDAAYEARVTFEVRVPVADADGVRDRLRSATGGRVDLS
- the upp gene encoding uracil phosphoribosyltransferase; its protein translation is MTIEDREEAYLVTHALAKDTLSKIRDVETEQVAFRKGLVKLGRICGYEIIDGAMDTEYVAIETPMAETTGERVKGLDDVVIINVLRAATPFVEGLLKAFPRAKQGVISAGRDEEAGMNEDGEFPITVDYVKLPEIREMDTVIVADPMLATGSTMCAVLDHVLEDADPENLFVLSAVSAPDGLLRVGDAVPEADLLTVAIDDHLDENGFIVPGLGDAGDRAFRTK